A region of Curvibacter sp. AEP1-3 DNA encodes the following proteins:
- a CDS encoding transglutaminase-like domain-containing protein: protein MTDQITIATGNPTHAERRKFMKNSAVALAGCALPAINFAQTAPAVERQFSPKPAEWRTFEVTTRVDIAKPQGATRLWLPVPSINSEWQQSLESSYSSNGSARMEDDNATGARMLFVDFAADQAKPFVELTSRIRTRSRAQDWSQKTTVAEDAATLKYWTQPTDLLPLDGIVRTTAQEATRGAKTDVEKVQKIYDWIVTNTYREPKVRGCGEGDIKTMLETNNLGGKCADLNALFVGLCRAAGVPARDVYGLRVAPSAFGYRELGGNSASLKGAQHCRAEVYLKGYGWVGMDPADVAKVMRQETPEWIKSASNPLVAPVNKGLFGGWEGNWMAYNVAHDVVLPQSKGPKLGFLMYPVAETAAGRLDSYAPDDFKYQISAKELTA, encoded by the coding sequence ATGACCGATCAAATCACTATTGCCACTGGCAACCCGACCCATGCCGAACGCCGCAAATTTATGAAGAATTCGGCTGTAGCGCTCGCCGGATGTGCGCTGCCTGCTATCAATTTTGCACAAACTGCACCGGCAGTAGAACGCCAGTTCAGCCCCAAACCTGCCGAATGGCGCACCTTTGAGGTGACCACGCGGGTCGATATTGCCAAACCCCAAGGCGCTACCCGCTTGTGGTTGCCGGTGCCCTCCATCAACAGCGAGTGGCAGCAGTCCCTGGAGAGCAGCTACTCCAGCAATGGCAGCGCCCGCATGGAAGACGACAACGCCACCGGCGCCCGCATGCTGTTTGTGGACTTTGCGGCCGACCAGGCCAAGCCTTTTGTCGAACTGACCAGCCGCATCCGCACCCGCAGCCGCGCCCAGGACTGGAGCCAGAAAACCACCGTGGCCGAAGATGCCGCTACCCTGAAGTACTGGACCCAGCCTACGGATTTACTGCCTCTGGACGGCATCGTGCGCACCACCGCGCAGGAAGCCACCCGTGGCGCAAAGACTGATGTAGAGAAAGTGCAGAAGATCTACGACTGGATCGTGACCAACACCTACCGCGAGCCCAAGGTACGCGGTTGTGGTGAAGGTGATATCAAGACCATGTTGGAAACCAACAACCTGGGCGGCAAGTGCGCCGATTTGAATGCCTTGTTTGTAGGTTTGTGCCGCGCCGCCGGCGTGCCTGCGCGCGATGTCTATGGCCTGCGCGTGGCGCCCAGCGCTTTCGGCTACCGCGAGCTGGGTGGCAACTCTGCCAGCCTCAAAGGCGCCCAGCACTGCCGTGCCGAGGTCTACCTCAAAGGCTATGGCTGGGTGGGCATGGACCCCGCCGACGTGGCCAAGGTCATGCGCCAGGAAACGCCGGAATGGATCAAGTCGGCCAGCAACCCGCTGGTGGCACCTGTGAACAAAGGCTTGTTCGGCGGCTGGGAAGGCAACTGGATGGCCTACAACGTGGCGCACGACGTGGTTCTGCCCCAATCCAAGGGACCCAAGCTCGGCTTCCTGATGTACCCGGTGGCAGAAACCGCGGCCGGCCGTCTGGACTCGTACGCGCCGGACGACTTCAAGTACCAGATCAGCGCCAAGGAACTGACCGCTTGA
- a CDS encoding HD domain-containing phosphohydrolase, with the protein MLVLAALIISVGWQGARQSLLDTASRSAIDASKLITEKSYRMLEPAQVTLHLLSTSSLASATTLDQRLQRLQTLADVLAGNPLASAIYVGYETGEFFLVRPLDTPEVRKLFEAPPMSNFLVQSIERSPSGQVRGEYLFYTASLRLIQRRAQAAYRFDPRTRGWFQEAQHTSETQTSLPYVFFSTRQLGLSMSRSGASGGSVFGIDVVLDDLAKGMEGLRMSPHAELALVDRQGTVLAYPDMGKVLQRDGDKIRFAPVTETGVPALAALQSLQPRPGQVALFDVEGVEWLGVVLPFNGWRGEEHQLLVTAPSDDLLGDLRHKRRNLGILIAVVVLALLPLGWLAGATIGRSLDRLTSKAARMVGFDFHDQKERDSWVLEVNRLAAALNDTGQTIETFLDISHTMASERDVEDMLAKVLRQLVHATRCTGGAVYLWDGKQQKMIQAALEGNVVGFTELAMCYAPAGSSDSAVISADHAPVLRQELRGRTGTLEGLLVVQYAADERHSAPAFTEFVRKLSGSLAVAIETRQLLASQKALLDAIIKLMAGAIDAKSPYTGGHCERVPRLAGMLVDSLAAEHSGPYANFRLTEEQRYEFHLAAWLHDCGKVTSPEHIIDKATKLETIYNRIHEVRMRFEVLWRDAEIASLKQVQAGRDAGEAADRLAAARAQLIDDFNFVARCNVGGEFMADADLTRLQAIAATPWTRHFDKRAGLAAEELRRMGGVSDVLPAQEALLADLPEHVVPWGQRRPAVEKGNPANVHGFDMALPANAQNMGELYNLGIRRGTLTEEDRFKINDHIVQTLVMLRSLPWPEHLARVPEIAANHHEKLDGRGYPRKLTAEQLSLPDRVMALADIFEALTAADRPYKSAKTVSESLRIMAFMAKDQHIDAELFRYFLRSGIWQTFADKFMLPAQRDEVDINTLEALLPAA; encoded by the coding sequence ATGCTGGTGCTGGCAGCACTGATCATCAGTGTGGGTTGGCAAGGTGCCCGGCAAAGTTTGTTGGATACGGCCTCACGCAGCGCCATCGACGCGAGCAAACTGATCACCGAAAAGTCCTATCGGATGCTGGAGCCGGCCCAGGTAACTCTGCACCTGTTGTCAACGAGCTCATTGGCGTCTGCGACGACACTGGATCAGCGCTTGCAACGCCTGCAAACGCTGGCAGATGTATTGGCGGGTAACCCCTTGGCGTCGGCTATTTACGTGGGCTATGAAACCGGGGAGTTCTTTCTGGTTCGGCCGCTGGATACGCCCGAGGTACGCAAGCTTTTCGAAGCGCCCCCCATGTCCAATTTCCTGGTGCAAAGCATTGAGCGAAGCCCATCGGGGCAAGTTCGTGGGGAATACCTTTTCTATACCGCCTCCCTGAGGCTGATCCAACGCCGCGCCCAAGCGGCATACCGATTCGACCCGAGAACGCGTGGCTGGTTTCAAGAAGCCCAGCACACCTCGGAAACGCAGACTTCGCTGCCCTATGTTTTTTTCTCCACACGGCAACTGGGTCTGTCCATGAGCCGTAGTGGCGCTTCGGGGGGCTCGGTGTTCGGCATCGATGTGGTTCTGGACGACCTTGCCAAAGGTATGGAAGGGCTGCGCATGTCGCCCCATGCCGAACTGGCACTGGTCGACAGACAAGGCACGGTGCTCGCCTATCCGGACATGGGTAAGGTGTTGCAGCGCGATGGCGACAAAATCCGGTTTGCCCCGGTCACCGAGACCGGCGTACCTGCGTTGGCTGCATTGCAGTCGCTGCAACCCCGTCCGGGACAGGTGGCCTTGTTCGATGTGGAGGGTGTGGAGTGGTTGGGCGTGGTGCTTCCGTTCAACGGATGGCGGGGCGAGGAGCACCAATTGCTGGTTACCGCCCCTAGCGACGATTTGCTGGGGGATTTACGCCACAAAAGGCGCAATCTCGGGATATTGATCGCTGTGGTCGTTCTGGCTCTGTTGCCCTTGGGCTGGCTGGCGGGGGCGACGATCGGCAGAAGCCTGGACCGATTGACATCGAAGGCGGCACGGATGGTCGGCTTTGATTTTCATGATCAGAAGGAGCGGGATAGCTGGGTTCTTGAGGTGAACCGACTGGCTGCGGCCCTGAACGACACCGGACAGACGATTGAGACCTTTCTGGACATATCCCACACCATGGCCAGCGAACGGGATGTGGAAGACATGCTAGCCAAGGTGCTCAGGCAGCTAGTCCACGCGACCCGATGCACAGGTGGCGCAGTGTATTTGTGGGATGGCAAGCAGCAGAAGATGATTCAGGCGGCCTTAGAGGGTAACGTGGTCGGCTTCACTGAGCTGGCGATGTGCTATGCCCCTGCCGGTTCCTCTGATTCAGCGGTGATTTCTGCGGACCATGCTCCGGTATTGCGGCAAGAGTTGCGCGGCAGGACCGGAACCCTCGAAGGCTTGTTGGTAGTGCAATATGCCGCGGACGAACGTCACTCTGCGCCCGCATTCACCGAGTTTGTTCGCAAGCTATCAGGCAGCCTTGCCGTAGCTATTGAGACCCGGCAGTTGTTGGCTTCGCAGAAGGCACTGTTGGATGCCATCATCAAACTCATGGCAGGCGCCATCGACGCCAAAAGTCCCTATACCGGGGGACACTGCGAGCGCGTGCCTCGCCTGGCAGGCATGTTGGTAGATAGCCTGGCGGCGGAACATAGCGGACCGTATGCAAACTTCCGATTGACTGAAGAGCAGCGTTACGAGTTCCACTTGGCTGCCTGGCTGCATGACTGCGGCAAAGTCACCAGTCCGGAGCACATCATTGACAAAGCGACCAAGCTGGAGACGATTTACAACCGGATTCACGAGGTACGCATGCGCTTTGAAGTGCTCTGGCGCGATGCGGAAATTGCCTCGCTGAAACAGGTGCAAGCCGGCAGGGATGCCGGTGAAGCCGCCGACCGGCTGGCGGCAGCCCGAGCACAGCTGATAGATGACTTCAACTTTGTAGCCCGTTGCAACGTGGGCGGTGAATTCATGGCCGACGCGGACCTTACCCGCTTGCAAGCGATCGCTGCCACCCCATGGACGCGCCATTTTGACAAGCGGGCCGGCCTTGCCGCTGAGGAATTGCGACGCATGGGAGGGGTGTCGGACGTCTTGCCGGCGCAAGAGGCTCTACTGGCCGACTTGCCGGAGCACGTGGTGCCTTGGGGCCAGCGCAGACCGGCGGTTGAAAAGGGCAACCCGGCCAATGTGCATGGCTTCGACATGGCATTGCCGGCCAACGCCCAGAACATGGGTGAGCTTTACAACCTGGGCATCCGCAGGGGCACCCTGACGGAAGAAGATCGCTTCAAAATCAATGACCACATCGTGCAGACGCTGGTCATGTTGCGCAGTTTGCCTTGGCCCGAACATCTGGCCCGCGTCCCGGAAATTGCTGCCAATCACCACGAAAAGCTGGATGGCCGGGGCTACCCGCGCAAACTCACTGCAGAGCAGCTCTCGCTGCCGGACCGCGTGATGGCATTGGCTGACATTTTCGAGGCATTGACCGCGGCTGATCGTCCATACAAGAGTGCCAAAACTGTGTCGGAGTCATTGCGCATCATGGCCTTCATGGCCAAGGACCAGCACATTGATGCTGAACTTTTCCGTTACTTCTTGCGCAGTGGTATCTGGCAGACCTTTGCCGACAAATTCATGCTGCCAGCGCAGCGCGATGAGGTTGATATCAACACGCTGGAGGCACTTCTTCCAGCGGCATAA
- a CDS encoding rhomboid family intramembrane serine protease, with product MSTPTALTDLMRAPAREAPVTVGLIALNILVFLAIAAAGGGWWHAVHGVQLDWGANFAPATQDGQWWRLGSAMFIHFGMWHLAVNMWALWDIGRLLERLLGRWRFAALYLGAGVCGNLLSLVVQGNRAVSGGASGAVFGLYGALMVFLWVERKQVEAGEFRWLFGGALGFSVLMLALGWFMPGIDNAAHGGGLVAGILWAGLLLSPWTPSSPAAGVRPWLSAMALISSIVVLGLVLPEPAYRLGEEVKVRQSIQRFISDDERINEHWNSILNDVQNSGASFESIAGRMDAEVVQPYRQSFEALMRASPAGAAPSAATLASLQVYAAQKAYQAQKQAEALRSGIKPDSQGTETKSQPKP from the coding sequence ATGTCTACCCCCACTGCACTGACAGACCTCATGCGCGCGCCCGCACGAGAGGCCCCGGTGACGGTGGGTCTCATCGCGCTGAACATTTTGGTATTTCTTGCGATTGCAGCGGCGGGTGGTGGTTGGTGGCATGCGGTTCACGGGGTGCAGCTCGATTGGGGTGCGAACTTTGCTCCGGCTACCCAGGACGGCCAATGGTGGCGACTTGGCAGTGCCATGTTCATCCACTTCGGGATGTGGCACTTGGCGGTAAATATGTGGGCGCTGTGGGATATTGGTCGCTTGCTGGAGCGTCTGTTAGGACGTTGGCGCTTCGCAGCCCTCTACCTTGGTGCCGGCGTTTGTGGAAACTTGTTGTCTTTGGTGGTGCAGGGTAACCGCGCGGTGTCCGGTGGTGCGTCTGGCGCGGTGTTCGGCCTGTATGGAGCCTTGATGGTGTTTTTGTGGGTCGAGCGAAAACAGGTGGAGGCCGGCGAATTCCGGTGGCTTTTTGGCGGGGCTCTGGGCTTTTCAGTGCTGATGCTGGCCTTGGGTTGGTTCATGCCGGGCATAGATAACGCGGCACATGGCGGAGGCTTGGTGGCCGGCATATTGTGGGCAGGATTGCTGCTTAGCCCATGGACGCCCTCCAGCCCTGCCGCGGGTGTGCGTCCGTGGCTGTCCGCAATGGCATTGATTTCTTCCATTGTTGTCCTTGGATTGGTTTTGCCCGAACCGGCATATCGCCTAGGCGAAGAAGTAAAGGTTCGCCAAAGCATCCAACGGTTCATTTCTGACGATGAGCGAATCAATGAACATTGGAATTCAATTTTGAATGATGTTCAAAATAGTGGAGCATCGTTTGAATCAATCGCTGGTCGAATGGATGCAGAGGTGGTTCAACCCTATCGGCAAAGCTTCGAGGCACTGATGCGAGCCTCGCCGGCTGGGGCAGCACCGTCCGCCGCTACTTTGGCTAGCCTACAGGTCTATGCCGCCCAAAAAGCCTACCAAGCTCAGAAGCAGGCAGAAGCTCTGCGCAGCGGTATCAAGCCGGATTCACAAGGTACTGAGACCAAGAGCCAGCCTAAGCCCTGA
- the dinG gene encoding ATP-dependent DNA helicase DinG, whose product MSSDFSSLPPASAALAQHALRAFEQVVGSTSGFRRRAGQHQMAETVAATLAQADIGEHPHPTKAIAVIQAGTGVGKSAAYASTAIAMALERKTRVIISTATVALQEQLMTKDLPALARSMDQPFAYALAKGRGRYVCKVKLERLVGSGAAEDDLFDDLASDDRPQPKVSALSQEAIEERRQALFESMAHKLAVVSWDGDRDTLADTPDPRDWSAVAAERHTCTARHCPRFKECSYYNARTKLAEANVIVANHDLVLASLGMKTLPDLDNCLVVFDEGHHLPAVALDQFSSAMDLSNLRWLDKLPKVMSEVAGKLALHMGEDVQTVTSQLKGALTSVARMAMDLVWAHTGQDAHGGGKDGTLRFAHGVLPEALHEPVRQIQSQATGLSKALEALGVDVKAIAKDDPSQAVLCAQLYAQLGGIAPRLGSLVSTANLLLEHGEQPLAKWLQAESDNGYLTMTAHACPIVPGDLLRQFLWSQVRGAIVTSASLTSCGSFDYFLKEAGLANKDYVTALEVASPFNYAKQGSLTVVHTQADPKHADAYTAEMVRALMEDIEQVKRGALVLFTSRAQMRTATEAVPGHMMDMVLVQGTQSRTRLLAAHAERVESGLPSVLFGLQSFGEGLDLPGALCETVFIAKLPFAPPSDPVDEARAEWLRSVGRDPFNELVIPATGVKLLQWTGRAIRTEEDRAQVICYDKRLMQTSYGKRMLAGLPAYKLGTRLTG is encoded by the coding sequence TTGAGCTCCGATTTTTCTTCCCTGCCGCCAGCCAGCGCCGCCCTGGCACAGCACGCCCTGCGTGCCTTTGAGCAGGTGGTGGGCAGCACCAGCGGCTTCAGGCGTCGCGCCGGTCAGCACCAGATGGCCGAGACCGTGGCCGCCACGCTGGCGCAGGCCGACATCGGCGAGCACCCCCACCCCACCAAGGCCATTGCCGTCATCCAGGCCGGGACCGGCGTGGGCAAGAGTGCCGCCTATGCCAGCACCGCCATTGCCATGGCGCTGGAGCGCAAGACGCGCGTCATCATCAGCACCGCCACCGTGGCGCTGCAAGAGCAACTGATGACCAAGGACCTGCCGGCTCTGGCGCGCAGCATGGACCAGCCCTTTGCTTACGCACTGGCCAAAGGGCGCGGGCGCTACGTGTGCAAGGTGAAGCTGGAGCGGTTGGTGGGCAGCGGCGCGGCGGAAGACGATTTGTTTGACGACCTAGCCAGCGACGATAGGCCGCAGCCCAAGGTAAGTGCCCTGTCGCAAGAAGCCATCGAAGAACGCCGCCAAGCCTTGTTTGAGAGCATGGCCCACAAGCTGGCCGTGGTCAGTTGGGACGGCGACCGCGACACCCTGGCCGACACCCCCGACCCGCGCGACTGGTCGGCCGTGGCCGCCGAGCGCCACACCTGCACCGCGCGCCACTGTCCGCGCTTTAAGGAGTGCAGCTACTACAACGCGCGCACCAAGCTCGCCGAGGCCAATGTCATCGTGGCCAACCACGATCTTGTGCTCGCCAGCCTGGGGATGAAGACCCTGCCCGACCTCGACAACTGCCTGGTGGTGTTCGACGAAGGCCACCACCTGCCCGCCGTCGCGCTGGACCAGTTCTCCAGCGCCATGGACCTGAGCAACCTGCGCTGGCTGGACAAGCTACCCAAAGTCATGAGCGAGGTGGCCGGCAAGCTGGCCCTGCACATGGGCGAAGATGTGCAGACCGTCACCAGCCAGCTCAAAGGTGCCCTTACGTCTGTCGCCCGCATGGCGATGGACTTGGTGTGGGCCCATACCGGCCAGGATGCCCATGGCGGCGGCAAAGATGGCACTTTGCGATTTGCCCACGGCGTGCTGCCCGAGGCCCTGCACGAGCCAGTGCGCCAGATTCAATCACAGGCCACGGGCCTCTCCAAAGCGCTGGAGGCGCTGGGCGTGGACGTAAAAGCCATCGCCAAAGACGATCCGTCCCAAGCCGTGCTGTGCGCGCAGCTGTATGCCCAGCTGGGCGGCATTGCGCCGCGCCTGGGCAGCTTGGTGAGCACCGCAAATTTGCTGCTGGAGCATGGCGAGCAGCCCTTGGCCAAGTGGCTGCAAGCCGAGAGCGACAACGGCTACCTGACCATGACGGCGCATGCCTGCCCCATTGTGCCCGGCGACTTGCTGCGCCAGTTTTTGTGGAGCCAAGTGCGCGGCGCCATCGTGACCAGCGCATCGCTCACCAGCTGCGGCAGCTTTGACTACTTTTTGAAAGAAGCAGGCCTTGCCAACAAGGACTACGTGACCGCGCTGGAAGTGGCCAGCCCTTTCAACTACGCCAAGCAAGGCAGCCTGACAGTGGTGCACACCCAAGCCGACCCCAAGCACGCAGATGCCTACACCGCCGAGATGGTGCGCGCGCTCATGGAAGACATCGAGCAAGTCAAACGCGGCGCGCTGGTGCTGTTCACCAGCCGCGCCCAGATGCGCACGGCGACGGAGGCAGTTCCCGGCCACATGATGGACATGGTGCTGGTGCAAGGCACGCAGTCGCGCACGCGGCTGCTGGCAGCACACGCAGAACGGGTGGAGAGCGGTTTGCCCTCGGTGCTGTTCGGCCTGCAGAGCTTTGGCGAAGGACTGGATTTGCCCGGCGCTTTGTGCGAAACCGTGTTCATCGCCAAGCTGCCCTTCGCCCCGCCCAGCGACCCGGTGGACGAAGCGCGTGCAGAGTGGCTGCGCAGCGTGGGCCGCGACCCTTTCAACGAACTGGTGATCCCCGCGACCGGCGTGAAGCTGCTGCAATGGACCGGCCGCGCCATTCGTACCGAGGAAGATCGCGCACAGGTCATCTGCTATGACAAGCGGCTCATGCAAACCAGCTACGGAAAGCGGATGTTGGCGGGATTGCCCGCTTACAAGTTGGGGACGCGGTTAACAGGCTGA
- a CDS encoding TIGR03790 family protein, whose amino-acid sequence MWRLAICAGFVLFVVSVPVASQSVSPAKPLWVSVPRVTGHLGAADMGLVININDPYSLAVGEQYARQRGIPADQVLRVAMPVKASLNVAEFEALALEIKSAMGPKVQALALAWTQPYAVECNSITSALTLGFVPELCSQTCAPSAPSVLFNQASVRPFTDFGVRPSILLAGKTVASGIALIDRGIASDRQLGKRGVPLASMVLLRTADAARNVRAAWYPPMPSMGQPDPMLPLGAQLRVQSDKAELPGRVVLYQTGAVRVENPANIDWLPGALADHLTSFGGQLNNTTGQMTALEWLEAGATASYGTVSEPCNHWQKFPHPQVLLLNYLQGATALEAYWRSVAWPAQGVLVGEPLAAPFGR is encoded by the coding sequence ATGTGGCGACTGGCAATCTGTGCCGGATTCGTGCTGTTCGTGGTGTCTGTCCCCGTGGCTTCGCAAAGCGTCTCGCCTGCCAAACCGTTGTGGGTCAGCGTCCCACGGGTGACCGGACACCTCGGCGCCGCAGACATGGGGCTGGTTATCAACATCAACGACCCTTATTCCTTGGCAGTGGGTGAGCAGTATGCCCGCCAGCGCGGCATACCTGCTGATCAGGTGCTTCGGGTCGCCATGCCGGTGAAGGCCTCGCTGAATGTTGCTGAGTTTGAAGCGCTCGCTCTGGAAATCAAGTCTGCGATGGGGCCCAAGGTGCAGGCACTCGCCTTGGCATGGACGCAGCCATATGCCGTGGAATGCAACTCCATCACGTCAGCGTTGACGCTGGGCTTTGTGCCCGAGCTTTGCAGCCAGACTTGTGCGCCAAGCGCACCTTCGGTGCTGTTCAACCAAGCCAGTGTCCGGCCGTTTACTGATTTTGGAGTGCGCCCCAGCATATTGCTTGCGGGCAAAACCGTGGCGAGTGGGATAGCGCTGATCGATCGCGGCATAGCCTCTGATCGGCAACTGGGCAAGCGGGGCGTGCCGCTTGCCAGCATGGTGCTGTTGCGCACCGCAGATGCGGCCCGCAACGTGCGTGCAGCGTGGTATCCGCCAATGCCATCCATGGGTCAGCCGGACCCCATGCTGCCGCTGGGGGCGCAGCTCCGGGTGCAAAGCGACAAGGCAGAGCTTCCCGGCCGGGTCGTGCTTTACCAGACGGGAGCAGTGCGGGTGGAGAACCCCGCCAACATTGACTGGCTGCCCGGTGCGTTGGCAGACCACCTTACTTCGTTTGGCGGCCAACTCAACAACACTACAGGGCAAATGACGGCGCTTGAATGGCTGGAAGCTGGTGCTACGGCAAGCTACGGCACAGTTAGCGAACCTTGCAACCATTGGCAAAAGTTTCCCCACCCGCAAGTGCTGCTGTTGAACTATTTGCAAGGTGCTACTGCCCTTGAGGCTTATTGGCGCAGCGTGGCCTGGCCAGCGCAGGGTGTACTGGTGGGCGAGCCCTTGGCCGCACCTTTCGGGCGATAG
- the pabB gene encoding aminodeoxychorismate synthase component I: MTIPRALLEFGDPYHAGEPSVRLAFGEPQQLLVARTLDEVRPVLEQVDALSRQGLWCVGYVRYEAAPAFDAALQVHAVEGPLVWFGVHAQPLAGADVQRPIGPEPHVQWTPRFSRDEFDTNMARIHEAIAAGDFYQLNYTAQLEASFPVSPSSNSAESAWTYFAALRRSQPRAYGAFINTGDEQVLSVSPELFFDWDGQRILSRPMKGTAARGANPQEDAANAERLRSTPKEQAENVMIVDLIRNDLSRVAQPFSVKVPRLFHLEALPTVWQMTSDVIATTREGTRLWDVFAALFPCGSVTGAPKVQAMRQIKALEPDARGVYCGAVGVVRPGGHATFNVPIRTVTLRGGQARCGIGSGITFDAQAEGEWQEWRSKRMFLERASQPFELLETLALRDGVVHNQALHLRRMAGAAAHFGFVWNEGQVLQTLAAVVQSHPAGAWRIRLLLQPHGQCTAQAFALADTPVPVTLQLADRPLEEAHGEFVRFKTTRRSHYDAFTPTDPAVFDTILFNTQGEVTECTRGNIAFLVGGQWVTPPLSCGMLPGVGREVLLAQGRLKEQVVRVEHLPQVQGMAFINSLRGWLNAELA, encoded by the coding sequence ATGACGATTCCCCGCGCGCTGCTGGAGTTCGGCGATCCCTACCACGCAGGCGAACCTTCTGTGCGTCTCGCTTTTGGCGAGCCACAACAATTACTGGTAGCCCGCACACTCGATGAGGTGCGGCCCGTGCTGGAGCAAGTGGACGCGCTGAGCCGCCAGGGTCTTTGGTGCGTGGGCTATGTGCGCTATGAGGCGGCACCAGCTTTTGATGCTGCGCTGCAAGTTCATGCGGTCGAAGGTCCGTTGGTGTGGTTTGGTGTGCACGCACAGCCCTTGGCTGGTGCGGATGTGCAGCGGCCCATAGGGCCTGAGCCGCATGTGCAGTGGACTCCGCGCTTCAGTCGCGACGAGTTCGATACCAACATGGCGCGCATCCATGAGGCGATTGCCGCCGGTGATTTTTATCAGTTGAACTACACCGCGCAGCTGGAAGCATCTTTTCCAGTCTCGCCCTCATCGAACTCGGCAGAGAGTGCGTGGACCTACTTCGCGGCTTTACGTCGCTCGCAACCGCGAGCCTATGGCGCCTTCATCAATACCGGCGACGAACAGGTGTTATCCGTTTCGCCGGAGCTGTTTTTCGACTGGGACGGCCAGCGTATCTTGAGTCGCCCCATGAAGGGCACCGCGGCAAGGGGCGCCAACCCGCAGGAAGATGCAGCCAACGCGGAGCGCTTGCGCAGCACCCCCAAAGAGCAAGCCGAGAACGTCATGATTGTGGACTTGATCCGCAACGACCTCTCCCGTGTGGCGCAGCCCTTCAGCGTGAAGGTGCCTCGCTTGTTTCACTTGGAGGCGCTGCCCACGGTGTGGCAGATGACCTCCGACGTGATAGCCACCACCCGCGAAGGCACGCGTCTGTGGGATGTGTTTGCTGCCTTGTTCCCCTGCGGCTCGGTCACCGGCGCGCCCAAGGTACAGGCCATGCGCCAGATCAAGGCACTGGAGCCGGATGCGCGCGGGGTGTATTGCGGCGCGGTGGGCGTGGTGCGGCCGGGTGGCCATGCGACCTTCAATGTGCCCATTCGGACTGTCACATTGCGTGGCGGTCAGGCGCGTTGCGGTATTGGTAGCGGCATTACTTTTGACGCGCAAGCCGAGGGCGAATGGCAGGAATGGCGCAGCAAGCGCATGTTTCTGGAGAGGGCCAGCCAGCCCTTTGAGCTGCTAGAAACCCTGGCACTCCGCGATGGTGTAGTGCACAACCAGGCCTTGCATCTGCGACGCATGGCAGGGGCGGCAGCGCACTTTGGCTTTGTGTGGAATGAGGGGCAGGTCCTGCAGACCTTGGCTGCTGTAGTGCAATCACACCCCGCCGGCGCGTGGCGTATTCGCTTGCTGTTGCAGCCGCATGGTCAATGTACGGCCCAGGCGTTTGCGCTCGCAGATACGCCCGTGCCGGTGACGCTGCAGCTGGCCGATCGTCCGTTGGAGGAGGCGCATGGCGAGTTCGTGCGTTTCAAAACCACCCGCCGCTCCCATTACGACGCGTTTACCCCGACCGACCCGGCGGTGTTTGACACCATTCTTTTCAACACGCAGGGCGAAGTGACAGAGTGCACGCGCGGAAACATCGCTTTTCTTGTCGGCGGACAGTGGGTCACGCCGCCCTTGTCCTGCGGCATGTTGCCGGGGGTTGGGCGCGAAGTGCTGCTGGCACAGGGCCGCTTGAAAGAGCAGGTGGTGCGTGTGGAGCATCTGCCCCAAGTGCAAGGAATGGCATTTATCAACAGCCTGCGGGGCTGGCTGAATGCAGAGCTGGCTTGA